In the genome of Ignavibacteria bacterium, one region contains:
- a CDS encoding acyl-CoA carboxylase subunit beta, whose protein sequence is MILKSTIKKDNQFNAREDYQKNLLRKINSTGDKIKLGGGEKAIQKLHEKKKLHCRERINLLIDKDSYFQEIGLFTGYGMYEEYGGAPSSGTVFGIGKVSGRDCVIVANDATVKAGAWFPITGKKNLRAQEIAMENHLPIIYLVDSAGVFLPMQDEIFPDKEHFGRIFRNNAVMSSIGIPQIAAIMGPCVAGGAYLPIMSDEALIVDKTGSIFLAGSHLVKAAIGESIDNESLGGATVTTEISGITDEKMPDDETCIEKIRSLVSKFGDFPVAGFDRVESVKPKYPVNEIYGCLGDDPAKPYDMYEVIARIIDNSDFDEYKPEYGKTIITGYARINGWAVGIVANQRSIVKSKKGEMQFGGVIYSDSADKGARFIMNCNQRRIPILFLQDVTGFMVGSRSEQGGIIKDGAKMVNAVANSTVPKITIIVGNSYGAGNYAMCGKAYDPRFIFAYPNAQIAVMGGSQASNVLLDIKLGQLKKEGKEITEKEKKEFLEEIKKRYDEQTHVLYAASRLWIDGIIDPAQTREVVSYCIELSNHNPDIPKFNPGVIQT, encoded by the coding sequence ATGATACTGAAATCCACCATAAAAAAAGACAATCAGTTTAATGCTCGGGAAGATTACCAAAAAAATCTTCTTCGCAAAATAAATTCCACCGGTGATAAGATTAAGCTTGGAGGCGGTGAGAAAGCCATTCAAAAACTTCACGAAAAGAAAAAACTACACTGCCGTGAGAGAATTAATTTATTAATAGATAAAGATTCGTATTTTCAGGAAATAGGTTTATTCACAGGATACGGAATGTATGAAGAATACGGCGGCGCTCCGTCATCGGGAACGGTATTTGGTATCGGAAAAGTATCGGGGCGTGACTGCGTTATCGTTGCTAATGATGCGACAGTGAAAGCAGGAGCATGGTTCCCTATCACGGGAAAGAAAAATCTTCGCGCACAGGAAATCGCGATGGAGAATCATCTGCCGATAATTTATCTTGTTGACTCTGCTGGAGTTTTTCTTCCAATGCAGGATGAGATTTTTCCTGACAAAGAACACTTCGGAAGAATTTTCAGAAATAATGCTGTGATGAGCTCGATTGGCATTCCGCAGATTGCAGCAATTATGGGACCATGTGTAGCGGGCGGCGCTTACCTCCCTATTATGAGTGATGAAGCATTAATCGTTGATAAAACCGGAAGCATATTTCTTGCAGGCTCGCATTTGGTTAAAGCAGCGATTGGTGAAAGCATTGATAATGAATCTTTAGGCGGAGCAACTGTTACAACTGAAATTTCAGGAATAACAGATGAAAAAATGCCCGATGATGAAACATGCATAGAAAAAATCAGAAGTCTTGTAAGCAAGTTCGGCGACTTCCCTGTTGCAGGATTTGACAGAGTAGAAAGTGTTAAACCAAAATATCCGGTTAATGAAATTTATGGTTGCTTAGGTGATGACCCTGCAAAGCCGTATGATATGTATGAAGTCATTGCAAGAATTATTGATAACAGCGATTTTGATGAATACAAGCCGGAGTATGGAAAAACGATAATCACGGGTTATGCAAGAATCAACGGATGGGCGGTTGGTATTGTTGCCAATCAGCGCAGCATAGTTAAATCAAAAAAAGGCGAGATGCAGTTCGGCGGAGTTATTTATTCCGACAGCGCCGACAAAGGTGCGAGATTTATAATGAACTGCAATCAACGGCGAATACCGATTTTATTTTTGCAGGACGTAACAGGGTTTATGGTTGGCTCACGCTCTGAGCAAGGCGGAATTATTAAAGACGGTGCGAAGATGGTTAATGCTGTCGCAAACTCTACTGTTCCGAAAATTACAATTATTGTAGGCAACAGTTACGGCGCGGGAAATTACGCAATGTGCGGAAAAGCTTATGACCCAAGATTTATTTTTGCGTATCCAAATGCGCAGATTGCCGTTATGGGGGGCTCACAGGCAAGCAATGTACTTCTGGATATAAAACTCGGTCAATTGAAAAAAGAAGGCAAGGAAATTACCGAGAAAGAAAAAAAGGAGTTTCTCGAAGAAATCAAAAAAAGATATGACGAGCAAACTCATGTTCTTTATGCTGCAAGCAGATTATGGATTGATGGAATAATTGACCCTGCCCAAACACGGGAGGTTGTTTCTTATTGCATTGAGCTTTCAAATCATAATCCAGACATTCCTAAGTTCAATCCCGGTGTAATACAAACCTGA